Proteins encoded in a region of the Gammaproteobacteria bacterium genome:
- a CDS encoding histidine kinase codes for MTDKQSADDICKLVHDSKACLNSISMNAELVKVVTTRGHDPQKVSRLMDVIIRQCQQCSEILEDYRAAGRS; via the coding sequence GTGACTGATAAACAGAGTGCCGACGACATTTGCAAACTGGTTCACGACAGCAAGGCCTGTCTCAACTCGATTTCGATGAATGCCGAACTGGTCAAAGTGGTAACGACCCGGGGCCACGATCCTCAGAAAGTGTCCCGGCTTATGGACGTGATAATCAGACAATGCCAGCAGTGCAGTGAAATACTTGAAGATTATCGAGCAGCAGGCAGGAGCTAG
- a CDS encoding sigma-54 dependent transcriptional regulator: protein MADVLLVDDDKTFTDATAELLGLLGHKVTIAESVESARSILQAQEFDRILLDLMLPDGSGFHLLDDIPQNTGTTQVTIITGHPSIKSRVSELVGDNVNYLVKPIRLEQLEALFGDRESTPSNPGVTRHFDALIGETDSMHELYRQIEQVARTQANVMLVGESGVGKEVFAQAIHNASAATGKLVACNCGAFPAELIGSELFGHEKGAFTGAAGRKAGVFEQAQDGTLFLDEITEMPLSQQPNLLRVLETSTVTRLGASDVLPVNCRVISATNRSPDQIAKDHSLREDIYFRLAVFPMTIPPLRDRQDDIPLLVDDYLSSLNKEQNSNIELTDEGLQRLLDYDWPGNVRELRHLIHRSFILSDPESSVLELPKQFSSPFSNRDSADASDTLVGKTIEEVERKLIMDTLECFENNKTRAAEALGVSIKTLYNRLNSYESDEREAKGGQ, encoded by the coding sequence ATGGCAGATGTCTTGCTGGTAGATGACGATAAGACTTTCACCGATGCGACAGCAGAGCTTTTGGGATTGCTCGGGCATAAGGTGACCATAGCGGAATCGGTCGAGAGTGCGAGATCAATTCTGCAGGCACAGGAATTTGACAGGATTCTGCTGGACCTGATGCTGCCGGATGGTAGCGGGTTTCACCTGCTGGATGACATACCGCAGAATACCGGAACGACGCAGGTGACAATTATTACCGGTCATCCGTCGATCAAATCGCGGGTCAGTGAACTGGTCGGTGATAACGTGAATTACCTGGTTAAACCAATCAGGCTGGAACAACTGGAAGCCCTGTTCGGGGATCGGGAATCCACCCCCAGCAATCCCGGTGTTACCCGACACTTTGATGCGCTGATCGGCGAAACCGACAGCATGCACGAGCTGTATCGGCAGATTGAGCAGGTGGCCCGGACGCAAGCCAATGTAATGCTGGTGGGTGAGAGCGGCGTGGGCAAGGAAGTGTTCGCCCAGGCAATTCATAACGCTTCTGCCGCCACAGGAAAACTGGTCGCATGTAATTGTGGCGCGTTTCCTGCAGAGCTTATCGGTAGTGAACTATTTGGACATGAGAAGGGGGCGTTCACGGGAGCGGCAGGTCGTAAGGCCGGTGTGTTCGAACAGGCACAGGACGGCACGCTGTTTCTCGATGAGATAACCGAGATGCCACTGTCTCAACAGCCTAATCTGCTTAGAGTACTCGAAACCTCCACAGTCACTAGGCTGGGAGCCAGCGACGTGCTGCCGGTGAATTGTCGGGTTATTTCCGCGACCAACCGCAGTCCTGATCAAATAGCAAAGGATCACTCGCTTCGCGAAGACATCTATTTCAGGTTGGCGGTGTTTCCAATGACCATCCCGCCGCTGAGAGATCGGCAGGACGATATCCCGCTGCTGGTGGATGACTATCTTAGTTCGCTGAACAAGGAGCAGAACAGCAACATTGAGCTGACCGATGAAGGTCTGCAACGCCTTCTGGATTACGACTGGCCCGGCAATGTTCGGGAGCTGCGTCACTTGATTCACAGATCCTTTATTCTCAGTGATCCGGAGAGCAGTGTACTCGAACTGCCTAAGCAGTTTTCCTCTCCTTTTTCGAATCGTGATTCCGCGGATGCGTCCGATACGCTGGTTGGCAAGACTATCGAAGAAGTGGAACGCAAACTTATCATGGATACCCTGGAGTGTTTCGAAAACAATAAGACCCGGGCTGCGGAAGCGCTGGGTGTAAGTATCAAGACCCTTTACAACAGGTTGAATTCCTATGAGTCAGATGAGCGCGAAGCCAAGGGGGGGCAGTGA